The Coregonus clupeaformis isolate EN_2021a chromosome 26, ASM2061545v1, whole genome shotgun sequence genome window below encodes:
- the LOC121540772 gene encoding transmembrane protein 138, with the protein MLQTNNYSLVLLVQLGLLTYDLFVNSFSELLRAAPVIQLVLFIIQDIAILFNVIIILLMMFNTYVFQVGLVALLLERFKSLLMLSALYLTLSISFHCWIVNLRWLESDRFIWTDGLQVLFVFQRVAAVLFYYLYKRTAECLGDPRLYRDSVWLRDAFARARQ; encoded by the exons ATGCTCCAGACCAACAACTACTCGCTGGTCCTGCTGGTCCAGCTGGGTCTGCTGACCTATGACCTGTTTGTCAACTCCTTCAGTGAGCTGCTCAGGGCAGCGCCCGTCATCCAGCTAGTGCTGTTCAT CATCCAGGACATCGCCATCCTGTTCAACGTGATCATCATTCTGCTGATGATGTTCAACACCTACGTGTTCCAGGTTGGCCTGGTCGCTCTGCTGCTGGAGAGGTTCAAATCCTTACTGATGCTGTCTGCCCTCTACCTCACCCTCAGCATCTCCTTTCACTGCTGGATAGTG AACCTAAGATGGCTGGAATCCGATCGTTTCATCTGGACGGACGGCCTGCAAGTCCTCTTCGTCTTCCAGAGGGTTG CTGCAGTGTTGTTTTACTACTTATACAAGCGGACGGCAGAGTGTCTGGGCGACCCGCGGCTGTATCGGGATTCTGTCTGGCTGAGGGATGCCTTCGCCAGAGCTCgtcagtga